AGATAACGCAGTCGTAGCTGGATCCGTGGGAGACGCATATGCCATAGTACCTGTCTACTAGCGAATATGCAACAAAGACAAGAACGACAACGCTTACTATTAATATGATGAACAACCTCACGACTCAATAACATCATTCTGATAAAAAGTTGATCTACTTAAAGTAGATGGAATTCGGCGATTGGGGCGGTATCGTGGAGTACATGAAACTACAAGTTAAAACACGCGCATGGAGAGCACCACAAAAGAGACCCGCCTAGAGCGGCGCCGCGCCGCATTATAAACTGTAGAAGAAATCTTCGGAGTGGGATACAGTCTCTGCCTCGTTATAACCACAAGTCACGGCTATTCACACGCCGCCCCATAATCTACAATTTTCATGACGATCTCCGCCAAGCGCGTTTTAGCCGATCCGCCAACCTATCGATATCTCGAGAACCAAGGATAAGCTTATATTCCACATTATCAATAACTCAGGTAAAAATCACTATGAATATTCATAAAAAATTATAAAATTAAAAATATTATTTTGTTTGTTTCATCTGTGCTTTATATGCCGGTAGAATTCTCTCAACTGCTGTGATAGACCGCGGCTTGGTGCTCACGGGCTCAACTTTATCAACAACCTTGGGCCGATACGCCTTTAGCACTATTTCTGTACCTTTTGGAGGTTCTGTAGGGCAGGCGCCTTGCGTTGTGAAGTACACCTTGTAGGTAACGTAGCCGCTTTCAGGCCCGAGATCGAAAAAGATGGCTGTTAAAGTTTTCGAATTGCTGTCCCAGTAGTATGTATAGTAGACCTCGGGCACGTTGGTTACCGCGTCTCCCATCCACACGTCTGTGGCAGATGGCAAATGGTAGCTCTTCCAAGTATATTGCCCAGACACTACGTAGACAACGTCGTTGAAGCTACAGGTATTTACCGCTACGCTTGGCGACATCATCTGCGCCACAGCCGCCAGCGTTATTAACAGGTGGATCGCCAGCATGGCAACACCACCTCTCTCTACTTAAAAACTTAATCTACTTAAAGTAGAGGTTTTGCATTGTATATAGAGAAGTGCACGGCCACGACTAGCAAAGCTACCATATATTCTCACGTCATCTTCAACGCCCTTGAAAACTGCGGGTGGTCACCGCTATTGGCCACCTGCGCGAAGTTATAGGCACTCGGGCGGGCAAGACTTCCAGACAATAGGCGGAAGGGAAGGAAAAGAGAGCTTGCCGCTATCCGCTTACAGTCGGTTTAATAAGCTGGACAGCTAGCCGCTGATTTGTTAAGATCGTGTTGCCGTACGGATCTAGATAGGCCTTAATGTTGCCAATAGATAAGGCGTTACCACCCCAGCTCAAGCCGTCCTTATAGCCTGTCAAGGTGAATTGAATGTAGGTGACGCTAGTCGACTTCGCGCTACTAGACAGCCTTACGTTTATTGGCAGTCCATAGTCAAGGCTCTCGCTGACGGATCCGCTACTAGTAGCCGCGTAGGCCAGGGGGATTGAGGTGAGAGATATGTCTAGGGTACTTGCTTTTTCAATGACTTCGTGTTGCCTTATTGAGTAGTCTCTACCAGTACGCTGAGTTAGTGATGTCCATGATTACGTTTGGGGCCGACATGGCGGCGCTCAGCGCCTTTGTTTCCTTCAATGCAAACGGCGCGTCGTCTATCACCAGGTACGGGTAGAAGGCGCCGTTGTAGCTGGGATCGCCCCACGGATAGAACGCAATACCGTCGGCGTAGTCTAGGTTCTGCACTTCGCAGTAATTAGGCGGGGAGAAGCGGTTATACACATAGACCCACTTGGTATACCTCAACTCGCCCAGAATCCCGATATATACAACTCCGTCGTCGTGTATGCTGTCGCCCGGATAAACGGGACCGTATCTCCCTCTTAAGTAATCCCAGAGCCGGGCCGGTGTAGAGTCGTACCTAGAGTTATATACAAATCCTGACACATCTATAAAATCTATGCGTTGGGAAATATCGCTGAGTGTAAAGCTTATTCCAGTAGCTAGCGACAGCCTCAAGCGCGGTAGCTTCAAGCCGCGCACCTCCATAGATATGTCGAAACTGAGAGATGTTGTTGTGGAGCTACTTAGGTATATCCACACATCGGTTTGCATTCTCTGAATCTTCGGCCCGGCGTAGCTGTCTAGGTATACTGTGGCTAGTGGGGCTATTACGGTGTCTGCAAATGTGGAGGAGGCCTGGGCCCAGTAGTAGCAATAAGTGTAGGCGCTTCCCGAGTAGCAGTACTCAAACTGCTTGGGGTTGCGCGGGTCGTAGCACGGGCTCGCGCCTATGGGCGGCGTCCCCGGCCCCCCGGTCCACGCGCCCATCTGCTGGGAGGCGTCCTCATCTAGCGGTTGTTCTATCTTGTAGACGGGCATGAACTCCCGCTCAACCACCACGCGCCTTCCTCTAACTTCAGAGGGGTTGAGAGGGACGGCGAATATGTCTGTGTAGATCTCTAGAATTTTCTTGCCGCCTCTCTCCGTCACGTTAAAAACCTGGGCAAAAACCAGCAGGCCTAGCTCCACCTTGACCCCCCTCACGCCCCTGTACCCCAGCCGGTTGATTAGCCTCTCCCCCTCAGCCGCGAACCTGCCGAGCGGCACCGCCCTCCTGTGGGATCCGTTGCCGAGATAGAGCCACCCACCCTCGCCCGGGGCGTATATAAACGCGGCGTGTTCAAGACTCCCTCCTCTATGCTTTAAGACTATCTGGATTTCCTCGGCGCCTTCTCTTGACTGTTGCACCGTCACTTTGACGCCGAACTTGTCGTAGACGGCGCCTCCCCGATTCGCCGTTGTGAATGACAGCAACGTAACTAAAGCCAGCGCGAAGCCCACAGCTATCCACCCTAGCCGATTCATGTGGGTAATAACTTCCGCTATTTATTTTTACTTTTATAAAAAATCGAATTAATCGAAAGATTGCAATTACACCATGTCTCCCCCTCAGGCGGCCCGGGCTGTGGAGAGAGGCGTAGACCTCGCTGGCGGGATCGGAGGCGGCTGGGTGCGGGGTGGGGTGGAGCCGCGGCATCGGCGCTTCTAGTCGCTGGAGATGTATTCAGGTTCCTGGGGGTGATACACAGCTACTGCTGTGGCGGCCGCGATTTTTATATAGATCACCAGCATGTCATAAATCACGTGGCGCGGCCGCCTGTGGACGCCGTGTGGACTTCTAGGAGGAAGACGCCGGATGGGTACTACGTGGTGGTGCTGGGGCTCTACGCTAGGCAGGTGCTGGGCGTCGAGGCGGAGCCGGCTGGCCGGTTTTACATATATAAAACCCGATCTTGGCAGGAGGTTCTCCGTCTTGTGAATAGGGCTAGGGCGCTGGGGCTGAATGTTAGGCTGTGAAGAGGGCAGCGGCGTATCTGGCCGCCTTAACGGCGCCAGGCGCCGTCGCTACGGAGAAAAACTTAAAAATTAGGGGCTTATATCCTCGGGGGCCCGTAGTCTAGCGGTATGATGCCCGCCTCACGCGGCGGTTGCCTGGGCGCGCGGGTGGTCCCGGGTTCAAATCCCGGCGGGCCCATTGATTTTTCTAAAAAGGTGGGGATTTAGGAGAGCGCGACTATTCTGCCGTTTTGTAGATGTGCTGTGATGTAGAAGTTGATGGTGTAGTCGCCGCCGTTCCAGCCTCCGTGGACTTCTTCCCATGTCGGCGCCTGTCCGAATACGTCGTATATGTTGGATGCGTAGATGTCTTCGTTTATGTATATGCCTCTTGCTGGGTCGTATGCGTTGTTTTTGCCGGGGTCCCATATGCCTCCGTAGCTGTTTGCAAACACCGCCGCCGTTATGTAGATTTCTTTTGCGTCTTTTAGTAGTGGTAGCTGGTCTAGCGGTATGGCGAATTCTATGACGTTTCCAGATCTGGCTATTTGCCCCACTGGTTTTGGATCCCAGGAGTGGTTGAATAGGAAGAGTGGAGCGCCTTTTCCATAGTTTATGCCTATTACGTAGTCCCACTTAAAGGCGAGCTTCGTATCGCTCCAGTCGGGTAGCCACTCGCTGAACCCGCCGCCTGGGAGTCCGATCGCCACCATGACGTACGGCGCGTAGATGTTGCCGTGTTGCCTCAGCTTTACCAGCCCGTAGAGGTTGTTTCCATCTATGTAGAGTCTGAGCTCCACTGCATCTAAGTCGTCTGTGGGGGGCCAGTTCCAATCTGGGCGGTAGTACCTGTACTGATCGCCCTCGGGGTCTGCGACTATTAGCTCATACATACTGGCGGTTGCCCCGGGGGTCTGCTGAGGCGGTTGGCCGATCCAGTCGCTGGGGTCTCCGTCTACGAATCTCGGGCCTGGGCCGCCGAGCGCCTTGATGTAGGTCGGCGGCGAGTAGGACACGTTGCTACCCATGGCCTTGACCCTTAGTACAAACACGCCGCTGTAGTTGAGCCTAAACTCGGCCACGTAGAGGTCGCCGCCGGCGGGCTCCGCGTATATGTACATCTCGTCCCACGGCGCCCCTACATCCCTCAGGAGGGCCATGGACGCAGCTACGTAGACGTCGCCGCTTCTGCATATCCTGTAGTAGGCCTTAATTACGTTGCCGACGTACGCCGTGGCGTTTCCGGTATAGATAGCGATTAGGTTGCCCCCAGAGTCGTATACCTCCACGCGGCTCAGCTCGACGCCGCAGACGTAGCCGCCGGTTCTGGGCACCACCTCCACTCTATAGTTCTTCCCAAGCGCCGTTGCGTAGACCTCGTTGGAGCCCTGGGCTATGAAGGTGAACTCGTACTTACCAGGTGGGAGTCTCAGCTGTAGCGCATATACGTCGTTGTTCCCCACGTCCCCGGCGTACGCCATGGGGGCGAAGAACAAGTCCCTCCACGCCCCGCCCCACACATCCACCGGGCCCCAGTGCGCCACCGCCCTAATGCCCCCGGCTCTGCCGGGGCTGGCGGTGCCGGCGGTTTGTGAATACACCTCGACGGTGACCGTCACGTTTTCCACCTCGCTGAATATCAGTCTGTTGAAGGGAGCTCCAGCCCAGTCAACTGTGACCTGGCTTCTGTAGTGAATAGGCTCGTCGAGAGGCCACGTGTAGCTGTAGGGCAGACCTGTCTTGTTGTAAAACTTCTTAATAGCATAGCGGAATAGGTAGTCGAAGACGTTCTCCACTGGCGATTCCCTATCCCGTCCGTACCACCAGAACCAGTCGCCTGCCTCAGCCGGGTATAGCAACTGCGCCCAGGCCTTGTTCTGGGCGGCTTGCCTCGCCTCTTTTAGTATCCTCCATGCCAGGTTCTCCTCCCACTCCCCTATCCACACGGAGAGGCTCCCCCCGGCCCAGCTGGAGGGGGGCAACGGCGAGTTCATGGGTAGCGGCGTGGCTCTCCCGGCTACCTCCCTTAGAGTCGTGGCGCGGTCCTTAACCGCGTTGTATATCTTGGTGAGGAAGATGTAGCCGTCGTGGGGGTACCACTCCCACGGGTTTTCGCCGTCGAGGGCTACTACGACGTAGCCATCGCCGGTTCTACTGCTTAAGATCTGTAGGAACTGCCCCGCGGCGTAGTCCTCGCCGAATTGCCGTGACAGCTCCGAGCCTCTGAAGCCTATCCAGTCCGACAGCTCTCTATCTCTGAAGAAGATTAAGACCCCGTGTCTAACCCACGGCGTGTGGAGCTCCCTAGGCTCCGCCTCCCTACCCAGGTAGCGTTGCAGAGCCGCCTGATCGGCTATGGTGTACCTAATAGAGTTTTGAGACAGTATTTCTAAAAAGAGGTCGTCGACTGCCAGCTCGGGGGGCCACACGCCCAGGAGCTCCGACTTGAAGAACGTTTTGAATTTGTGTCTAGAGAGCTGGATCTGCGCGGCGACGTCTTCAGGATGCGCGAAGGGCCGTGGCAGGGTTATTATGCCGGGGTCTGTGAGTAGGGCGTTGCTGGTGTTTTCAACAAGTGGAGCTATGGGGTAGTAGTACGGCGTCATGACTACATCTATCCACCCGCCTCTATACAGCTTCGCTAGCTTGTCTAGAAACAGCTTGGGGTACTTTAGGTGCTTTGTCAAGACCACCGCCTTCTCTAGGTCTGTGAAGTGGGTGCCGCAGTTGCTGTTTCTAGCCTTTTCGTATATAGGCCTCAGCTCCGGGTCTTCGACGAGTAGCTTCTCGTTAATCCACGCCAGGTTGAATAATACCTGTAAGTCGCGGTAGTCCGCCGTGTCGAACTGCAGACCGCTGTTTCTCTTCTGGAGTAGACATTGATACCGCGGAAACTTCGGGATCTGAACCTCCCAGCTTATGTCGAAAAATCTGTTGGCTATAAACGCCTTTTCTTCTTCTGTTAACTCCTCGGCGCTTTTGAGAGAGAGTTGTAGATACCTATCAATCAGCCTACCTGAGGCGTACATCTCAATCTGCTCGAGCAGGGTAGGCGTCACGTCAAAAGTTACTTTTACCCCGGTCTCCTCCACCAGCAACAACATAGGGTAGTACGCCTTCGCAGTCCACAGCCTTACCCAGGGAGCCTCTGCCACTCCCTTGCCGGTGTCTGTAGGGACGGAGCTTTCTGGTATGTAATAGGGGGGCTGGTGTAGATGCCACACAAACACGACGTTTTGAGCCGCGGCAACCGCGGCAAACAGAACTGCTTGTAGCATTAAAAAATGTCTGTTCATATTAGCTGTATAATGAATAATTTATATGTATTTTGTTTCTTTACGACGTGAATTGCCTCAAAATATTTTTCGACGGGGCGTGCGAGCCCGTCAACCCGGGGGGCGTCGGGGCATATGGCTTCGCCGTGTTTGACGGCGAAAGGGAGGTGTATGGAGAGGGGGGTGTGGTGTGCGTCGGGGAGCGGTGGTGTACTAACAACTACGCGGAGTACTCCGCGTTGGTGAGGGCGCTTGAATGGGCTCTGTCAAACGGCGTGGAGTGCGTGGCTGTCTACGGCGACAGCCAGCTGGTGGTGAGGCAGGTCTTAGGTGAGTACGCGGTTAGGGCTCCCCACCTAAAGCCGCTGTACGAGAGGGCGCTGGAGCTGGCGGGCCGCTTCAAGGGGTTTTCCATTTCCTGGGTGCCCCGGGGGGAGAACAGCCGCGCCGACTACTACTCGAAGAGGGCTTACTGCGACTACTTGAAGGCGAGGCCGGAGCTCCGGGAGAGGTACAGCCGGTGGCTCGCCACCGGGAGGCAGCTGGCCGCGCTTAGGCGGCTTGGCGTAGACGCCGACGTGTGCCTCACGAGAGCCGAGGCGTCGAGGTTGATAAGACGTCTGGGGGGTGGCTAGGACAGATATAAAGCACGGAGCCGGTTGTGCGGCGCGGCGAATGCCGTTGGGCGCGTGTTACTGTAGCGGTGCTTGTACCTCAACCTCCACCTCTGGTGGGCTCTGGCTGGCATCTACCTTTGTGTAGATCTCCCGTGTGGGGGTGCCGAGGGTTTTGCCCTCCTTGAGGGCCCAGAACAGCAGGGTGGCATATGCGTTGTCTACCTTCTCAGCGTTTCCGCTGAATTTCGTAGAGGCCATCTTAGCCGCCGGCAGGGTCTTGTCGCCGTTGGGGTTTGGGGTGAAGATTTCCACAACCATCTCGTGCCCCTCCTTGCCGTGGAATACCAGGATGGTGTTGGGCTTCAAGTCGCCGGTCAGCGCGGCTCTGTTAGGCACCTTCTTCACGACGCTGAAGCCCCTAACCTCCTGAACTTCCTTTACCTCTACCTTAGACATGGCGCGGATCTTCTACGTGGTATATTAATTTATTGCTCTTTAAACCGGCTGTGGTTGCTAACGTGGCAGGTGCTCCTAAGCCGGAGGAGGCCGCCCGCCTCATAAACTCTGGGAAGAGGCGGGGTGTCGTGGTTGTGGTGGGGATCTGCGAGGTGTCGTACACGGGGAGGGCCGCGGCGGCGCTGGGGCCTGGGCGCCGCCTCCTAATTTTAAAGAGAGACGGGACTTTGTTGTTGCACGAGGCTGAGAAGGCCCAGCCGAAGATTTGGAACCCGCCTGGTAGCTTCACGGCGGCTTACGTGGAGGGGGGCGTGCTCGTGGTGAAGAGCGTCAGGTCTAGGCCTTTTGAGACTGTGCGGGTGGTGTTTCGCCAGGTGGATTTCGCGTCGGCGTTCGACGTGGGGACGTCGGAGCTCGCCCTCGTCGGAACTGAAAGCGACGTGGTGGAGGCCCTGGTGAGGAACCCCTCAATAATTGAGGAGGGGCTGGAGGTGGTGGGGGTCGAGGTGCCGACGGACGTCGGCCACATAGATATCCTAGCCCGGGACAGAGGCGGCAGGTATGTAATTATCGAGGTGAAGAGAGACGTAGCTACGCATGACGCGGTTTTCCAATTGGCGAGGTATGTAGAGCTCTACAGGAGGAAGGGCCACGAGGTGAGGGGGGTTTTAGTGGCCAGCGACATCTCCTCCACAGCGCTTGAATATTTAAAAAGATATGACTTGGTATTTGTAAAGGTCAATCCGAGAGAGTTGACAGTATCAACAAATAAAAATACACTAAATTCCAAGTAAGCTGTTGAACTTGTAAAGCAGAGGATTCTAGGAGTAGTCTTATTCATAATTATTGAGGCGTAATTTTCTGTATAATTTTGATATCTAGTTTAATTGATTTCTTAATAAATTTTACATAGATATAATTAGGTTGTTTCATGGAGTTCAGGTAATATGTTAAAATTCTCAAGCGATTTTTAAATACGTATACGTATACGTACGTGTTTAGAGTGATGGTTAACCGGGAGAGGGGTAGGATTCTCGTGACGGGGAAGGACAGGGATCTCAGGTTGTTGGACGAGGGGTGGGAGCTTGTCTACGAGTCGTTTGACTGGGAGGACGCTTTTGAATATGCCATGGAGATAGCAGACGACGAGATTGTTGAGTGGTACTACGACGAAGAAGTCAAAAAGAAATTTGTAAAAGGCTTATCTATAGCCGCGTAGAATTTCAGCTATAATATACGCCGCCCTAAGCGCCATCTCGCGGGGGATAACTAGCGGCGGCGCCACCCTCACAGTGGAGAAGCCAGCCCCGATGACAGCCACGCCCCGTTTAAACGCCTTTAGAAGAACCTCGTCGAGGTACTTAGCGGGCCTCCCCCCCTCGTCTAGGAGCTCGACGCCTATCATCAAGCCTAGGCCTCTCACGTCGTGTCTACCCCCCACCTCCTCTAAAAAGAATTTTTTCAACTCCTCCCCCAGCGCCTCGGCGTGTTGCATAAGCCCCTCCTCCTCGATAACCTCTATCGAGGCGAGGGCCGCGGCGGCCGCCACGGGGTTTCCGCCGAAGGTGTTGGCGTGGGACCCCCGGGGGAGAGACATAACCTCAGCCCTCCCGATTATGGCTCCGAGGGGGAGCCCCGCAGCTATTGCCTTAGCCGTCGCCACTAGGTCCGGCTCCACGCCGAAGTGCTCCACGGCGAACCACCTCCCCGTCCTGCCGAATCCCGTCTGCACCTCGTCGACGGCGAAGAGGATGCCGTGTTCATGGGTGAGTTTCCTAAGCCCCCTTATGAAGTTTCTGGGGGGCACCACGTAGCCCCCCTCGCCCTGCACCGGCTCGATAATCACCAGTGAAACCTCAGAGGGGTCCACCAGCCTCTTAAACACCCAGTCTTCTAGAAACGCCAGGGCGTATTCGCCGCACTCCTCCGGAGTAGAGGCTTTGAAGGGGCAGTGCACCGGGTGTGGATAGGGCACGTGTATCACTCCGGGGACCAGCGGCGAGAAGTGCCGCCGGTGCACCGGCTTAGAGGCTGAGAGGCTCATAGAGCCGTAGGTCCTCCCGTGGAAGGCCCCCATAAAGGCGATTACATACGGCCTCTGCCCCTTGAAGTACCCCCTGGCGATTTTCAAAACCCCCTCCACAGACTCTGTGCCGCTGTTTGTGAAAAACACCCTCTTACTACCCGATATGGGGGCTATTGAGGCGAGCTTCTCTGCCAGCTTAACCGCCACCTCGTAGTAGAAGTCTGTGAGGGAGTAGTGGAGGAAGAGCTCAGCCTGCCTCTTGACGGCCTCCACGACCTTTGGGTGGGAGTGCCCCACGTTGGCGACGGCGATGCCGGCGTTGAGGTCTATGTACAGGTTGCCGTCCACGTCCTCCACCACGGGGCCGTAGCCCCTCGCGATGACGAGGGGGTACCACCTCGTGAACGACTGCATTATCAGCTCCTCGTCTCGTCTGACGACCTCCAGCGCCCTGGGGCCGGGGGGCTCCACTACTATACGAGGCACCTCCTCAGGGTTGATGGGCCAGTGCCATTTAGGCATAAATAAGCTAAATTTATCTATATATAAAGACTCACACTTAAAACCCAGAAGGCCGGGGGGCGTGGTGATGAGGGCTGGGTTTCCGAAATGTGGCGACTTAGGAGCCAGCTGATCCGAGCTCCTGCCTAATTTCGTTGAAGTAGCTCTGGTAACCCACCTCCTCTATCTTTCTAATCACGTTCTCATCCCCCTCCAAGACCACGCGGCCCTCGGCCATTACGTATACCCTCGTCGGCTTTATGAATTTCAACACCCTGGCGTAGTGTGTGGAGAGCAGGATGCCGCTCCCCGAGGCGGCCAGCCTAGTCACAGCCCTGCCCACGGCCGCTATGCCGTCTATATCAAGGCCGCTGTCCGGCTCGTCGAGAACCGTGAACTTGGGAGAGAGGAGGAGGGCCTGCAACACCTCAGCCCTTTTGAACTCCCCCCCGCTGAAGCCCGCCCCCACCCCTCTGTTGAAAACCTCCGGCTTAAGCCCCAGCTCCGCCGCCAGCCTCTGGGCCTGCGCCAGCACCTGGGGGTTGGGGTCCGTGAGCTTTTTGCCAGCCCTTATGTTAATCATGGCTTGTAGAAGGAAGGCGAATCTAACCTCGGGCACGGCCACGGGGGACTGGAACCCCACGAATATGCCTCGGGCGAACCGCTCCTCTGGGGGTAGCTCTTTTATAGATTCGCCGTCTAGTAGAATGTCGCCGTCTAGGACCTCGTATCTCGGGTTGCCCGCAATTGTCTGGAATAGCGTCGATTTGCCGCTGCCGTTGGGCCCCATCAACACCACCACCTCGCCCGTGGCGACTGACAGCGACACTCCCTTGAGGATCTCCCTGCCGCCCACCGCCACTCTGAGGTTCCTGACCTCGAGTTTGTGCATATGGCAGAGTCGAATTGAGGTTAAAAAGTGCAAAGATTTACAAAGTCGGGCCGTAAGAAGTGCCACCCCGCCTCATACGCCGATCCACTCTATGTAGTGTACAGCTCGGGTGGGAGAGTTGCCACCACAAAGTTACAACGGCGGGGCTGGTGCTCACTCGCTGAAGAGTCCGAGACTAATCTACACAGTGGAGAGTCTGCTGGGATAGAGATTTGGAGGCCTCCATCCCCGCTCTGAGGCTCGGGCTCTTAGCCCTTTTTAGGAGGCTGAGTGGAGTTGCTGATAAGCTAAATCTCTCTAAGCCGCGGCTTGTGTCGCGGCTAGGCAGACAGAGCCATTATCACATAAAGTAGCTAGACAGGAAACACACCCCTCTGGGCGAACCGAAAAAGTCGGATAGGCCTTTTTTAAAAAAGCTACTTGTCTCTACCTTGGCAGAGGTTTTTCTTCTCTATTAGGTATTTTTCGCCGTAGGTTACTCTTTTCACAACTACGGTTTTACCCTCTTCCCTATACTTCCATATGAGATCTAGGGGGGTGTCTACCATTAGTATCTCCGGCTTCTTCGAAAGGGCGTACAGCTCCCTGAGAGGAGCCTCCACTACGAAGGCGCCGACGTACACCTCAGCCACGGAGCCGCCCACCTCAACAGCCTTAGTTA
The sequence above is drawn from the Pyrobaculum ferrireducens genome and encodes:
- a CDS encoding glycoside hydrolase; amino-acid sequence: MNRHFLMLQAVLFAAVAAAQNVVFVWHLHQPPYYIPESSVPTDTGKGVAEAPWVRLWTAKAYYPMLLLVEETGVKVTFDVTPTLLEQIEMYASGRLIDRYLQLSLKSAEELTEEEKAFIANRFFDISWEVQIPKFPRYQCLLQKRNSGLQFDTADYRDLQVLFNLAWINEKLLVEDPELRPIYEKARNSNCGTHFTDLEKAVVLTKHLKYPKLFLDKLAKLYRGGWIDVVMTPYYYPIAPLVENTSNALLTDPGIITLPRPFAHPEDVAAQIQLSRHKFKTFFKSELLGVWPPELAVDDLFLEILSQNSIRYTIADQAALQRYLGREAEPRELHTPWVRHGVLIFFRDRELSDWIGFRGSELSRQFGEDYAAGQFLQILSSRTGDGYVVVALDGENPWEWYPHDGYIFLTKIYNAVKDRATTLREVAGRATPLPMNSPLPPSSWAGGSLSVWIGEWEENLAWRILKEARQAAQNKAWAQLLYPAEAGDWFWWYGRDRESPVENVFDYLFRYAIKKFYNKTGLPYSYTWPLDEPIHYRSQVTVDWAGAPFNRLIFSEVENVTVTVEVYSQTAGTASPGRAGGIRAVAHWGPVDVWGGAWRDLFFAPMAYAGDVGNNDVYALQLRLPPGKYEFTFIAQGSNEVYATALGKNYRVEVVPRTGGYVCGVELSRVEVYDSGGNLIAIYTGNATAYVGNVIKAYYRICRSGDVYVAASMALLRDVGAPWDEMYIYAEPAGGDLYVAEFRLNYSGVFVLRVKAMGSNVSYSPPTYIKALGGPGPRFVDGDPSDWIGQPPQQTPGATASMYELIVADPEGDQYRYYRPDWNWPPTDDLDAVELRLYIDGNNLYGLVKLRQHGNIYAPYVMVAIGLPGGGFSEWLPDWSDTKLAFKWDYVIGINYGKGAPLFLFNHSWDPKPVGQIARSGNVIEFAIPLDQLPLLKDAKEIYITAAVFANSYGGIWDPGKNNAYDPARGIYINEDIYASNIYDVFGQAPTWEEVHGGWNGGDYTINFYITAHLQNGRIVALS
- the rnhA gene encoding ribonuclease HI; translated protein: MNCLKIFFDGACEPVNPGGVGAYGFAVFDGEREVYGEGGVVCVGERWCTNNYAEYSALVRALEWALSNGVECVAVYGDSQLVVRQVLGEYAVRAPHLKPLYERALELAGRFKGFSISWVPRGENSRADYYSKRAYCDYLKARPELRERYSRWLATGRQLAALRRLGVDADVCLTRAEASRLIRRLGGG
- the nucS gene encoding endonuclease NucS; the protein is MVANVAGAPKPEEAARLINSGKRRGVVVVVGICEVSYTGRAAAALGPGRRLLILKRDGTLLLHEAEKAQPKIWNPPGSFTAAYVEGGVLVVKSVRSRPFETVRVVFRQVDFASAFDVGTSELALVGTESDVVEALVRNPSIIEEGLEVVGVEVPTDVGHIDILARDRGGRYVIIEVKRDVATHDAVFQLARYVELYRRKGHEVRGVLVASDISSTALEYLKRYDLVFVKVNPRELTVSTNKNTLNSK
- a CDS encoding acetyl ornithine aminotransferase family protein, which gives rise to MPKWHWPINPEEVPRIVVEPPGPRALEVVRRDEELIMQSFTRWYPLVIARGYGPVVEDVDGNLYIDLNAGIAVANVGHSHPKVVEAVKRQAELFLHYSLTDFYYEVAVKLAEKLASIAPISGSKRVFFTNSGTESVEGVLKIARGYFKGQRPYVIAFMGAFHGRTYGSMSLSASKPVHRRHFSPLVPGVIHVPYPHPVHCPFKASTPEECGEYALAFLEDWVFKRLVDPSEVSLVIIEPVQGEGGYVVPPRNFIRGLRKLTHEHGILFAVDEVQTGFGRTGRWFAVEHFGVEPDLVATAKAIAAGLPLGAIIGRAEVMSLPRGSHANTFGGNPVAAAAALASIEVIEEEGLMQHAEALGEELKKFFLEEVGGRHDVRGLGLMIGVELLDEGGRPAKYLDEVLLKAFKRGVAVIGAGFSTVRVAPPLVIPREMALRAAYIIAEILRGYR
- the sufC gene encoding Fe-S cluster assembly ATPase SufC, yielding MHKLEVRNLRVAVGGREILKGVSLSVATGEVVVLMGPNGSGKSTLFQTIAGNPRYEVLDGDILLDGESIKELPPEERFARGIFVGFQSPVAVPEVRFAFLLQAMINIRAGKKLTDPNPQVLAQAQRLAAELGLKPEVFNRGVGAGFSGGEFKRAEVLQALLLSPKFTVLDEPDSGLDIDGIAAVGRAVTRLAASGSGILLSTHYARVLKFIKPTRVYVMAEGRVVLEGDENVIRKIEEVGYQSYFNEIRQELGSAGS